Proteins co-encoded in one Pseudomonas beijingensis genomic window:
- a CDS encoding LysE family translocator, translating into MSDFSLLLAFIAAASVLTVTPGVDTAMVLRATATGGRRSAAMASIGIVLGCLVWGAAVSLGLGALLQASEWAYLALKIVGAAYLVWLGVKLLLRPRTTLQGQGSENVAASARDAFVRGLLTNLLNPKIGVFYITFLPQFVPSGVSVASYSFFLAALHVLLTLAWFGILVAATVPLSNFLKRPAALKALDRLTGGVFVAFGLKLAVSNPA; encoded by the coding sequence ATGAGCGACTTCTCCCTGCTGCTTGCCTTCATCGCTGCTGCGTCAGTGCTCACGGTTACTCCCGGCGTGGACACCGCCATGGTGCTTCGCGCTACAGCGACCGGGGGGCGACGTTCGGCGGCGATGGCGTCTATCGGTATCGTGCTCGGGTGTCTGGTGTGGGGCGCCGCGGTGTCACTGGGGCTCGGTGCCCTGTTGCAAGCTTCGGAGTGGGCTTACCTTGCGCTGAAAATTGTCGGCGCCGCTTATCTCGTCTGGCTGGGTGTCAAACTGCTGCTGCGACCTCGGACAACGCTGCAAGGGCAGGGGAGCGAGAACGTGGCTGCCTCTGCGCGTGACGCCTTTGTTCGCGGTTTATTGACTAATCTGCTGAACCCCAAGATAGGTGTCTTCTACATCACGTTCCTCCCGCAGTTTGTCCCCAGTGGCGTGAGCGTGGCCAGTTACTCCTTCTTCCTTGCGGCGTTACACGTGCTGTTGACGCTGGCCTGGTTCGGCATTCTGGTGGCGGCGACGGTGCCACTGAGCAATTTCCTGAAGCGCCCGGCAGCCTTGAAGGCGCTGGATCGACTCACAGGTGGCGTTTTTGTCGCGTTTGGGCTCAAGTTGGCGGTTTCCAATCCGGCTTGA
- a CDS encoding sigma-54-dependent Fis family transcriptional regulator, which produces MTLIKTTHPKLHREARLAREKLHLEGTVPDGVLRAEIDASWRRSLSHGVHFNAKQELALESNASLEVLLESNRLLIDAAMPAIDYLAERQGKEGLIILANSDATILAAEGRADRFKGSDLQDITLGACWSEAARGTNALGTALVEARPTMIDCGEHYLDRLTDFSCTSVPIYCPQGDILGVLDLTREGPLGRVQDSTALLAMAVSQIESRLFNTCYPDQIVLAFHSRRQYLESPWQGLLAVSLGGQVLAANAQACQLLHAERSALVGRRCEEFLGVDGVQLLSRLHQGGIGSVQTAKGEFFYKALRAPQRSINVSLPPRTPAKTAKPQPDLESLAGNNVRYARALRMARQGLANELPVLLLGETGTGKEVIARALHMAGTRCDKPFIAVNCAAIPEGLIESELFGYREGAFTGSRRGGMVGRLQQAHGGTLFLDEIGDMPLALQARLLRVLQDRKVAPLGAGEEQDIDIALICATHRDLKRLVEDKHFREDLFYRVNGISVMLPALRERDDFNGLVERLLAKLDAPTTVLHDDLIRLLGGYHWPGNIRQLEMVLRTALAMREPGDTVLTLDHLPDSMLDELTAGERPQSGSIREHELELIRQSLDTHQGNVSAAADALGISRATLYRKLKQLRS; this is translated from the coding sequence ATGACGCTGATAAAAACAACTCATCCCAAACTTCATCGCGAAGCCCGGCTGGCTCGGGAAAAACTGCACCTCGAAGGCACCGTCCCCGATGGCGTATTGCGCGCGGAAATCGATGCTTCGTGGCGGCGTAGTCTCAGCCATGGCGTGCATTTCAATGCCAAGCAAGAGCTGGCGCTGGAATCGAACGCAAGCCTTGAAGTGCTGCTGGAGAGTAATCGGTTGTTGATCGATGCCGCGATGCCGGCCATCGATTACCTGGCCGAACGCCAGGGCAAGGAAGGGCTCATCATCCTCGCCAATTCCGACGCCACCATCCTGGCAGCCGAAGGGCGCGCCGACCGTTTCAAAGGTAGCGACCTGCAAGACATCACACTGGGCGCTTGCTGGAGCGAAGCGGCGCGCGGCACCAATGCGCTGGGTACCGCGTTGGTGGAAGCCCGGCCGACGATGATTGATTGCGGCGAACATTACCTCGATCGCCTGACCGATTTCTCCTGCACGTCGGTGCCGATTTATTGCCCGCAGGGCGACATCCTTGGTGTCCTTGACCTGACCCGCGAAGGTCCGCTCGGCCGGGTTCAGGACAGCACTGCGTTGCTGGCCATGGCCGTCAGCCAGATCGAAAGTCGCCTGTTCAACACCTGTTACCCGGATCAGATCGTCCTCGCTTTCCACAGCCGCCGGCAGTATCTCGAATCCCCTTGGCAGGGCTTGCTCGCGGTGAGTCTCGGCGGGCAGGTTCTCGCGGCCAACGCCCAGGCGTGTCAGTTGCTCCACGCCGAGCGTTCGGCGCTGGTGGGTCGACGCTGTGAAGAGTTTTTGGGCGTCGATGGCGTGCAACTACTATCGCGTCTGCATCAGGGCGGCATCGGCAGTGTGCAAACCGCCAAAGGTGAGTTTTTCTACAAAGCCCTGCGCGCGCCGCAGCGCTCGATCAACGTCAGCCTCCCACCGCGCACCCCCGCTAAAACCGCTAAACCGCAACCCGATCTTGAGTCCCTGGCCGGCAACAATGTCCGTTACGCCCGGGCGCTGCGCATGGCCCGCCAAGGCCTGGCCAATGAATTGCCGGTGCTGCTGCTAGGCGAAACGGGCACCGGCAAGGAAGTCATTGCCCGCGCGCTGCATATGGCTGGAACGCGCTGCGACAAACCTTTCATCGCGGTGAACTGCGCGGCTATCCCCGAAGGCCTGATCGAGTCGGAGCTGTTTGGCTATCGCGAAGGCGCCTTTACCGGTTCGCGCCGGGGCGGCATGGTCGGGCGTCTGCAGCAGGCCCATGGCGGTACGTTGTTTCTCGATGAAATCGGCGACATGCCGCTGGCCTTGCAGGCCCGTTTACTCCGGGTATTGCAGGACCGCAAAGTCGCGCCGCTGGGTGCCGGAGAAGAGCAAGACATCGACATCGCACTGATCTGTGCCACGCACCGCGACCTCAAGCGTCTGGTGGAAGACAAACACTTTCGCGAGGATTTGTTCTACCGGGTCAACGGCATCAGCGTGATGCTTCCGGCCCTGCGCGAGCGCGACGATTTCAATGGCCTGGTCGAGCGTTTGCTGGCCAAACTCGACGCGCCGACGACAGTCTTGCATGACGATTTGATCCGCTTGCTGGGCGGCTATCACTGGCCGGGCAACATTCGCCAACTGGAAATGGTTTTGCGCACCGCCCTGGCCATGCGTGAACCGGGGGATACCGTGCTCACCCTCGATCATCTGCCCGACAGTATGCTCGACGAACTGACCGCCGGCGAACGCCCTCAGAGCGGCAGTATTCGTGAACATGAACTGGAGCTGATTCGTCAGTCCCTGGACACGCACCAAGGTAACGTTTCGGCCGCCGCCGATGCCCTGGGCATCAGCCGCGCGACCCTGTATCGCAAGCTAAAACAGTTGCGCTCGTGA
- a CDS encoding ABC transporter ATP-binding protein, giving the protein MLRLIVRLIDSRSPAALQAALRWLYNFVRPHRLAIAGLLGLSVCASSLVLVQPWLTKLLIDDGLLARNFAMLVLIAGLMIVAGLLGTALSGINRYLHTRLSGRILFALRDDLYRHLQMLSPGFYGQRRIGDLMSRLDGDVAEIQRFAVDSLFSAVSSVIGLVVAVAMLVTLSWELSLLALVLIPLDVLWLRWMRRKVERDVRQLRERSADMSSFMVETLPVMKFIQSAGQQQREARRLEALGQGYMSQLLRLQVTEFFTQAVPGTLTSLSRACAFLIGGYWVVQGTWQLGALIAFSTYLGMAVGPVQSLLGLYVAIQRMTVSLGRVMELRGEEPTVLTPIKPQPMPTSGELRFDNVHFSHPGRPTTLCGVEARIPYGLKVALSGGSGVGKSTLIDLLQRHHDPQSGRVLLGEVDLRELDLFQLRRRIAVVSQDIVLFRGSLADNLAYAVPDASRQAIAEVARLAQLDSLIESLPEGLDSPLGERGQQLSGGQKQRIAIARALLQDPLILVLDEATSAVDEVTEREVIDAIDRLFAGRTRILISHRPSTLADADLHFELLDGVLTSKMVQHET; this is encoded by the coding sequence ATGCTGCGCTTGATCGTTCGGCTGATCGACAGCCGGAGCCCCGCGGCCTTGCAAGCGGCGTTGCGCTGGCTCTACAACTTCGTGCGCCCGCACCGGTTGGCGATTGCCGGGTTGCTTGGACTGTCGGTCTGCGCCTCGTCACTGGTATTGGTGCAACCCTGGCTAACCAAGCTGCTGATTGACGACGGCCTGTTGGCGCGCAATTTTGCGATGCTGGTGCTGATCGCCGGGTTGATGATTGTCGCCGGGTTGTTGGGCACGGCGCTGTCAGGCATCAATCGGTATCTGCACACGCGATTGTCCGGACGGATTCTGTTTGCGTTGCGCGATGACCTTTATCGGCATTTGCAGATGCTCTCGCCGGGTTTCTACGGCCAGCGGCGAATCGGCGATTTGATGTCGCGTCTGGATGGCGATGTCGCGGAGATCCAGCGTTTTGCCGTGGATTCGCTGTTCTCTGCGGTGTCGAGCGTGATCGGCCTGGTGGTCGCCGTGGCGATGTTGGTGACCCTGTCGTGGGAACTCTCACTGCTGGCCTTGGTGCTGATCCCACTAGACGTGCTCTGGCTACGCTGGATGCGGCGCAAGGTCGAGCGCGATGTGCGGCAGTTGCGCGAGCGTTCGGCGGACATGTCCTCGTTCATGGTCGAGACCTTGCCGGTGATGAAATTCATCCAGTCCGCTGGTCAGCAACAGCGCGAAGCGCGACGGCTGGAGGCGTTGGGCCAGGGGTATATGAGCCAGCTTCTGCGCCTGCAAGTCACCGAGTTTTTCACCCAGGCGGTGCCCGGCACACTGACGTCGTTGTCGCGGGCTTGTGCGTTTTTGATTGGCGGTTACTGGGTGGTGCAAGGGACCTGGCAACTGGGTGCGCTGATCGCGTTTTCGACTTATCTGGGCATGGCGGTCGGCCCGGTCCAGAGCCTGCTTGGGCTCTACGTCGCGATTCAGCGGATGACCGTCAGCCTCGGCCGAGTCATGGAGCTGCGCGGTGAAGAACCGACCGTACTCACCCCAATCAAGCCGCAGCCGATGCCTACTTCTGGCGAACTGCGTTTCGACAACGTGCACTTCAGCCATCCCGGTCGTCCAACCACCCTGTGTGGCGTCGAGGCGCGAATTCCTTACGGTTTGAAAGTCGCCCTGAGCGGCGGCTCCGGTGTCGGTAAATCGACCCTGATCGACCTGCTGCAGCGGCACCACGATCCGCAGTCTGGACGAGTATTGCTGGGGGAGGTCGACCTGCGGGAACTGGACCTGTTCCAGCTGCGTCGGCGGATTGCCGTGGTCAGCCAGGACATCGTGCTGTTTCGCGGCAGCCTCGCCGACAATCTGGCCTACGCCGTGCCGGACGCCAGTCGCCAAGCCATTGCCGAAGTAGCGCGGTTGGCGCAGCTCGATAGCCTGATCGAGTCTCTGCCCGAAGGTCTCGACAGCCCTTTGGGCGAGCGTGGCCAGCAGTTGTCCGGCGGACAGAAACAGCGCATCGCCATCGCCAGAGCGCTGTTGCAGGATCCCTTGATCCTGGTGCTGGACGAAGCAACCTCGGCGGTCGACGAAGTCACCGAGCGCGAAGTGATCGATGCCATCGACCGGTTGTTCGCCGGGCGCACGCGGATTCTGATCAGCCATCGCCCCTCGACCCTGGCCGATGCCGATCTGCACTTCGAACTGCTGGATGGCGTGCTCACGTCAAAAATGGTGCAGCATGAAACCTGA
- the qhpE gene encoding subtilisin-like serine protease QhpE produces MKPEPRIGVVDSGHSAAQRAQVIAGRRFSLLEDGLAESDLGDDPLGHGSAVIAAIGQRAPTAVFCVAQVFDRRGVTSALQIATAIDWLVAQDVRLINLSLGVRQDRSLLREACAAAVAQGILLCASSPAQGEGVFPANYPQVLRVTGDARCTEQQWSWLNSAQADFAACVHGSYPAQSGASLGCAALSGHIAGFLIEHPEASNDQIVQWLQKNARYHGPERRVGA; encoded by the coding sequence ATGAAACCTGAACCGCGGATTGGGGTGGTGGACAGTGGTCATTCGGCGGCGCAACGGGCACAGGTGATTGCCGGTCGACGGTTCTCGCTGCTGGAAGATGGACTGGCAGAAAGCGATTTAGGCGACGATCCGCTGGGCCATGGCAGCGCGGTGATCGCGGCCATCGGCCAGCGGGCGCCGACGGCGGTTTTTTGCGTCGCCCAAGTGTTCGATCGACGTGGTGTCACCAGCGCCTTGCAGATCGCTACCGCCATCGATTGGCTGGTGGCGCAGGACGTGCGGCTAATCAATCTGAGCCTCGGCGTGCGGCAGGATCGCAGCCTGTTGCGTGAAGCCTGCGCAGCCGCGGTGGCGCAAGGCATTCTGCTGTGTGCGTCCAGTCCGGCCCAGGGCGAAGGGGTGTTTCCGGCGAATTATCCGCAGGTGCTGAGGGTCACCGGCGATGCCCGTTGCACCGAGCAGCAATGGTCGTGGCTCAACAGCGCCCAGGCGGATTTCGCCGCGTGTGTTCACGGCTCCTACCCGGCACAGTCCGGCGCGAGCCTCGGCTGTGCGGCATTGAGCGGGCACATTGCGGGTTTCCTCATTGAACATCCCGAGGCCAGCAACGACCAGATTGTCCAGTGGCTGCAAAAAAACGCCCGTTATCACGGCCCGGAACGGCGTGTCGGCGCATGA
- the qhpG gene encoding flavin-dependent monooxygenase QhpG: MRPIVILGAGPAGAAVALGLRRLGYPVTLVSEWRRFAALEGVSMRVLDALRGAGLHQALADAALPSQRQVSWNGQQHAQNIEFLLDRPSFDRGLREDLRLAGVELIEGRVLKVQSQASGHRIELQGRQALVADFLVEARGRQAPALGKGLRGPETVSLLNRWQGVAGSTASAVESLEDGWAWMARRADGQCYWQWTVDVASAELPGKALLLDYCRQRRQDSALSRAFFGSEPQTNLHLHARSSTAILSPRVCGDHWIRVGDAAMAVDPLSGNGIFQSLSSALQAPTVINTLLRKPERKWLARRFHQQRVDQLFLRFARIGRDFYADEQRWPDRPFWQARRQWPDAEVAHAEADFSALKIEPAPVLRDGFVDEAEVVITADQPLGIWHVHGVELAPLVRRLRSEPAERVLEGLTVEQGRMVRGWLLGQGFKP, encoded by the coding sequence ATGAGACCAATTGTGATTCTTGGCGCGGGGCCTGCGGGGGCGGCGGTGGCCCTGGGGCTGCGGCGGCTCGGGTACCCCGTAACGCTGGTCAGTGAGTGGCGGCGCTTCGCGGCGTTGGAAGGAGTTTCCATGCGGGTACTGGATGCCTTGCGTGGTGCGGGGCTGCATCAAGCGTTGGCGGATGCGGCGCTGCCTTCCCAACGGCAGGTGTCCTGGAACGGTCAGCAGCATGCGCAGAACATCGAATTTTTACTGGACCGCCCGAGCTTCGATCGAGGCTTGCGCGAGGATTTGCGCCTGGCCGGTGTCGAGTTGATCGAAGGCCGAGTGTTGAAGGTGCAGTCGCAGGCTTCGGGGCATCGAATCGAACTGCAAGGGCGCCAAGCACTGGTCGCGGATTTTCTGGTGGAGGCCCGCGGACGTCAGGCACCAGCCCTTGGTAAAGGCCTTCGTGGGCCAGAGACGGTCAGTTTGCTCAATCGCTGGCAAGGTGTGGCGGGTAGCACCGCCAGCGCTGTGGAAAGCCTTGAGGACGGGTGGGCCTGGATGGCGCGCCGGGCTGATGGCCAGTGCTATTGGCAATGGACGGTGGACGTGGCCAGTGCCGAGCTGCCGGGTAAGGCGCTGTTACTCGATTACTGCCGTCAGCGCCGCCAGGATTCGGCGTTGTCCCGGGCATTTTTCGGGAGCGAGCCGCAAACCAATTTGCACCTGCATGCCCGCAGCAGCACGGCGATTTTGTCTCCGCGCGTCTGTGGCGATCACTGGATTCGGGTGGGCGACGCGGCCATGGCGGTGGATCCGCTGTCGGGGAATGGTATTTTTCAGTCATTGTCCTCGGCGTTGCAGGCGCCAACGGTGATCAACACGCTGTTGCGCAAACCCGAGCGAAAGTGGCTGGCACGACGTTTTCATCAGCAGCGGGTAGATCAGTTGTTTTTGCGGTTTGCGCGTATTGGCCGGGATTTTTATGCCGATGAGCAGCGTTGGCCGGATCGGCCTTTCTGGCAGGCGCGGCGGCAGTGGCCGGATGCTGAGGTCGCCCACGCCGAGGCGGATTTCTCCGCGCTGAAGATTGAGCCTGCGCCGGTGCTCAGGGACGGATTTGTGGATGAGGCCGAGGTGGTGATCACGGCGGATCAGCCGCTGGGGATCTGGCATGTGCACGGGGTGGAGCTGGCACCGTTGGTGCGACGGTTGCGCAGCGAGCCGGCCGAGCGAGTGTTGGAGGGGCTGACGGTGGAGCAGGGAAGGATGGTTCGGGGTTGGTTATTGGGGCAGGGGTTCAAGCCCTGA
- a CDS encoding aldehyde dehydrogenase family protein: MPLPYLLPATSAFVQRAPRMLIGGDWVEAADGQTMPLHNPATGEELCVVPRATPEDVDRAVLAARQAFDDSAWTRTRPRERQNLLWKLADLMQRDAELLAQLECLNNGKSAAVAQVMDVQLAIDFLRYMAGWATKIEGSSVDVSLPLMPNDQFHSFIRREAVGVVGAIVAWNFPLLLACWKLGPALATGCTVVLKPADETPLTALKLAELVLEAGYPEGVFNVVTGTGITAGSALTHNPLVDKLTFTGSTAVGKQIGKIAMESMTRVTLELGGKSPTIVMADADLKTAAAGAASAIFFNQGQVCCAGSRLYVQRKHFDNVVADIADIANAMKLGNGLDPSVEMGPLISARQQERVYGYIERGRESGATIACGGEQFGPGFFVKPTVIVDVDQRHSLVQEEIFGPVLVAIPFDDEADALRMANDSPYGLGASIWSNDLAAVHRMIPRIKSGSVWVNCHSALDPALPFGGYKMSGVGREMGYAAIEHYTELKSVLIKL, from the coding sequence ATGCCCCTGCCTTATCTGCTTCCCGCCACCTCGGCCTTTGTCCAGCGCGCCCCACGCATGCTCATCGGCGGCGATTGGGTCGAGGCCGCCGACGGCCAGACCATGCCCCTGCACAATCCGGCCACCGGCGAAGAGCTGTGCGTGGTGCCACGGGCTACACCCGAGGATGTCGACCGCGCAGTGCTCGCCGCCCGTCAGGCCTTCGACGATTCGGCCTGGACCCGCACCCGCCCTCGGGAGCGGCAAAACCTGTTGTGGAAACTCGCCGACCTGATGCAGCGCGACGCCGAACTGCTGGCGCAACTCGAATGCCTGAACAACGGTAAAAGTGCGGCAGTGGCTCAAGTGATGGACGTGCAACTGGCCATCGACTTCCTGCGCTACATGGCCGGTTGGGCCACCAAGATCGAAGGCTCCAGCGTTGACGTGTCGCTGCCGCTGATGCCCAACGATCAATTCCACAGTTTCATTCGCCGTGAAGCGGTGGGCGTGGTGGGGGCCATCGTCGCCTGGAACTTCCCCCTGCTGCTGGCTTGCTGGAAACTCGGCCCGGCCCTGGCCACCGGTTGCACCGTCGTGCTTAAACCTGCCGATGAAACGCCATTGACCGCGCTGAAACTCGCCGAACTGGTGCTGGAAGCCGGGTACCCCGAGGGCGTGTTCAACGTGGTCACCGGCACCGGTATCACGGCGGGCTCCGCCCTGACTCATAACCCGTTGGTGGACAAGTTGACGTTCACCGGTTCCACCGCCGTGGGCAAGCAGATCGGCAAAATCGCCATGGAATCCATGACCCGGGTGACCCTGGAACTGGGCGGCAAATCGCCGACCATCGTCATGGCCGACGCCGACCTGAAGACCGCGGCTGCGGGTGCCGCCAGTGCGATCTTCTTCAACCAAGGCCAGGTCTGTTGCGCCGGCTCCCGGCTGTATGTGCAGCGCAAGCATTTCGACAATGTGGTGGCGGACATCGCTGACATCGCCAATGCCATGAAGCTCGGCAATGGCCTGGACCCGAGTGTCGAAATGGGCCCGTTGATCTCCGCGCGTCAACAGGAACGAGTTTATGGTTACATCGAAAGAGGTCGGGAAAGCGGCGCGACCATCGCCTGCGGCGGTGAGCAATTCGGGCCGGGGTTCTTCGTCAAACCCACGGTGATTGTTGATGTCGACCAGCGGCATTCATTGGTCCAGGAGGAAATCTTCGGCCCGGTGCTGGTGGCGATTCCGTTCGATGACGAGGCCGACGCCTTGCGCATGGCCAATGACAGCCCTTATGGTCTTGGGGCGAGCATCTGGTCGAATGATTTGGCGGCGGTGCACCGGATGATCCCACGGATCAAGTCGGGTTCGGTATGGGTCAACTGCCATAGCGCCTTGGACCCGGCGTTGCCGTTTGGCGGCTACAAGATGTCGGGGGTCGGGCGTGAGATGGGTTACGCGGCGATCGAGCATTACACCGAGTTGAAGTCGGTGTTGATCAAGTTGTGA
- the peaA gene encoding quinohemoprotein amine dehydrogenase subunit alpha, translated as MKRKLRSGLSVSLLAVAACVALHSPYSLAARDAQTILKETCQGCHTPEADNALSRISHQRKTPEGWLMSIARMQIMHGLQISDDDRRTLVKYLADTQGLAPSETDGVRYALERRLNTVEKFDDQTSQMCGRCHSGARVALQRRPAQEWERLVNFHLGQWPSLEYQALSRDRDWFDLARKEMVPLLAKRYPLDNPAWKKWLGSAPKAEALVGDWSFSGHLPGKGELAGVMSVTADGSDTFKVSVKGQYADGSPFNGDGSAILYTGYEWRGNVSIDGVTMRQVFAAQGNAMQGRMFEAEHDERGLDFVAAKQGSNRLLAVQPGYLKAGSETEVTLIGSGLTGKPSFGNGVEVVQVLEQTPVRMRVKLKAAANAQPGLRHVTVGTLKGPTLSVYSKIAQVKVVPEFSVARIGEGGGSTPKVQGRFDAEAWGKAADGKPYRIGVFPAQWTVEAFDDRAKEDEDVKFAGTMQADTGVFTPGDAGPNPQRKMSTNNAGNLKVIAAVDDAGRSLTGEGHMIVTVQRWNNPPIP; from the coding sequence ATGAAGAGAAAACTCCGATCAGGCCTGAGTGTCAGTCTGCTGGCCGTGGCGGCCTGCGTGGCGCTGCACTCGCCTTATAGCCTGGCAGCTCGCGACGCCCAGACCATCCTCAAGGAAACCTGTCAGGGCTGTCACACCCCCGAAGCCGATAACGCCCTGAGCCGTATCAGCCACCAGCGCAAAACCCCGGAAGGCTGGCTGATGAGCATCGCCCGGATGCAAATCATGCACGGTTTGCAGATCAGCGATGACGACCGCCGCACCCTGGTCAAATACCTGGCTGACACCCAGGGCCTGGCGCCGAGCGAAACCGACGGCGTGCGTTATGCGCTGGAGCGACGGCTCAATACCGTCGAGAAATTCGATGACCAGACCAGCCAGATGTGCGGCCGTTGCCATTCCGGTGCACGGGTTGCCCTGCAACGTCGACCTGCTCAGGAATGGGAACGCCTGGTGAATTTTCACCTCGGTCAGTGGCCGTCCCTCGAATACCAGGCCCTGTCCCGCGACCGCGATTGGTTCGATCTGGCCCGCAAAGAGATGGTGCCGCTGCTGGCCAAGCGGTATCCGCTGGATAACCCGGCCTGGAAAAAATGGCTGGGTAGCGCGCCGAAAGCCGAGGCGCTGGTCGGCGACTGGAGCTTCAGCGGGCACCTGCCGGGTAAAGGCGAACTGGCCGGCGTCATGAGTGTGACTGCCGATGGCAGTGACACGTTCAAGGTCAGCGTCAAAGGCCAATACGCCGACGGCAGCCCGTTCAACGGCGATGGCAGCGCGATTCTCTACACCGGTTATGAATGGCGCGGCAACGTGTCCATCGATGGTGTGACCATGCGCCAGGTATTCGCCGCCCAGGGCAACGCCATGCAGGGCCGGATGTTCGAGGCCGAGCACGACGAGCGGGGGCTGGACTTCGTCGCCGCCAAACAGGGCTCCAACCGTTTGCTGGCGGTGCAGCCGGGTTATCTGAAGGCGGGCAGCGAAACCGAAGTTACCCTGATTGGCAGCGGTCTCACCGGTAAACCGAGCTTTGGCAACGGCGTGGAAGTGGTCCAGGTGCTGGAGCAAACGCCTGTGCGCATGCGGGTCAAACTCAAGGCGGCTGCCAATGCGCAACCGGGCCTGCGCCATGTCACGGTCGGCACGTTGAAAGGCCCGACGTTGTCGGTCTACAGCAAGATCGCGCAAGTCAAAGTCGTGCCCGAGTTCTCGGTGGCGCGGATCGGCGAGGGCGGTGGTTCGACGCCGAAAGTCCAGGGCCGCTTCGATGCTGAAGCCTGGGGCAAGGCGGCTGACGGCAAGCCATATCGCATCGGTGTGTTCCCGGCGCAATGGACGGTCGAGGCCTTCGATGACCGTGCCAAAGAGGATGAAGACGTCAAGTTTGCCGGCACCATGCAGGCCGATACCGGCGTGTTTACCCCGGGCGATGCGGGGCCGAACCCGCAGCGCAAAATGTCCACCAACAATGCCGGCAACCTCAAGGTGATCGCCGCCGTCGATGACGCAGGGAGATCCCTGACCGGCGAAGGCCACATGATCGTCACCGTGCAACGCTGGAACAATCCACCCATTCCATAA
- the peaB gene encoding quinohemoprotein amine dehydrogenase maturation protein, translating to MGAILNLVERNLHEVHVDADRMLFHIPSSSLFASDELTGTIIDTLRGPGCSSDDLIQRLAARFNGEEITETLRELISLELVSDGSPLTPDIGTKRVERTAINTVVLNVNTGCNLSCTYCYKEDLDKPSAGKKMDVETAVASVEMLLRESPDEERFTVVFFGGEPLSNRKLIEYMVDYCEKRFAEAGKFVEFVMTTNATLLTEDTVDYLNAHRFGLSVSIDGPKTVHDRNRITVGGQGTYDVVRRKAEMLLSRYNSRPVGARVTLTTGVTDVETIWDHLFNELGFAEVGFAPVTSGDISSFNLSGAELIEVFANMKKLGRRYLEAALEHRNIGFSNLHQLITDIHEGHKKALPCGAGLKMLAVDHKGELNLCHRFTGSSLPTFGNVRSGVKQVELNDFLSQRLDRTNTGCEDCQIRNLCSGGCYHESYARYGDPTHPTYHYCELMRDWVDFGIEVYTRIMTHNPAFISSYITPRKAH from the coding sequence ATGGGCGCTATTTTGAATCTGGTCGAACGCAATCTGCACGAAGTGCATGTCGACGCCGACCGCATGCTGTTCCATATTCCCAGCAGTTCGCTGTTCGCCAGCGATGAACTGACGGGCACCATCATCGATACCTTGCGCGGCCCCGGCTGTTCGTCGGACGACCTGATCCAGCGCCTGGCGGCACGTTTCAACGGTGAAGAAATCACCGAAACCCTGCGTGAGCTGATCTCCCTGGAATTGGTCAGCGACGGCTCGCCACTGACCCCGGACATCGGTACCAAACGCGTCGAGCGCACCGCGATCAATACTGTGGTGCTCAACGTCAACACGGGCTGCAATCTGAGCTGCACCTACTGCTACAAAGAAGACCTCGACAAGCCCTCGGCCGGCAAGAAGATGGACGTTGAAACCGCAGTCGCTTCGGTTGAAATGCTGCTGCGCGAATCCCCGGATGAAGAGCGTTTCACCGTGGTGTTCTTCGGCGGTGAGCCGCTGAGCAATCGAAAGCTGATCGAGTACATGGTCGATTATTGTGAAAAGCGCTTTGCCGAGGCGGGCAAGTTCGTCGAGTTTGTCATGACCACCAACGCCACGCTGCTCACCGAAGACACCGTGGACTACCTCAACGCCCACCGCTTCGGGCTCTCGGTGAGTATCGACGGGCCGAAAACCGTGCACGACCGTAACCGCATCACCGTGGGCGGGCAGGGCACGTATGACGTGGTGCGGCGTAAAGCCGAAATGTTGCTGTCGCGCTACAACAGCCGCCCCGTCGGTGCCCGGGTGACCCTGACCACTGGCGTCACCGACGTTGAAACCATCTGGGATCACCTGTTCAACGAACTGGGGTTTGCCGAAGTCGGTTTCGCTCCGGTGACTTCCGGCGATATCAGCAGCTTCAACCTGTCCGGCGCCGAGCTGATCGAAGTCTTCGCCAACATGAAAAAGCTCGGTCGGCGCTATCTGGAGGCGGCGCTGGAGCATCGCAATATCGGTTTCTCCAACCTGCACCAGCTGATCACCGACATCCACGAAGGCCACAAAAAGGCTCTGCCGTGCGGTGCGGGCCTGAAGATGCTGGCGGTGGATCACAAGGGTGAGTTGAACCTGTGCCACCGCTTTACCGGTTCGAGCCTGCCGACCTTCGGCAACGTTCGCAGCGGGGTCAAGCAGGTCGAGTTGAATGACTTCCTGTCCCAGCGCCTGGACCGCACCAACACCGGTTGCGAAGACTGCCAGATCCGCAATCTCTGCTCCGGCGGCTGCTACCACGAGAGCTACGCCCGATATGGCGACCCGACTCATCCGACCTATCACTACTGCGAACTGATGCGTGACTGGGTCGACTTCGGCATTGAGGTCTACACCCGGATCATGACTCACAACCCTGCGTTCATCAGCAGCTACATCACTCCGCGCAAGGCTCACTGA